One segment of Tetrapisispora phaffii CBS 4417 chromosome 1, complete genome DNA contains the following:
- the TPHA0A02010 gene encoding uncharacterized protein (similar to Saccharomyces cerevisiae AFR1 (YDR085C) and YER158C; ancestral locus Anc_8.217) has product MTSGSRELPKDYRHLQIPNSDAHTYESYSQHSYRDGSDSRQSPNYMRPQHSPAANRQRKYYNDTAGNSLSRGNSHSTVRSRQNQSRNISPVSISSVDSNSSMGSQNMGNSHYTTHTQRSRGDSYSYSANHMPASHTSPHIKPIASNGSGYEQNNWRNSRQKARVSMYHDVYVNTENMRMNNKRGVNMGQYDTSATNNSNKWNVESTYDYNPYSNNNDSGYLSLYLTPYQIQRKKMQSCFTFPNGEKFTPKEEIKRQNKALEEQLACGNKEERNKNGLPISNNNRNSNNNNNSHTNMNNADKPKTLVGSIARIFGMKKKSNFQTMNINTAEKESDRMYFAEPKDHQHNIPNFRSNQVDGSDSVLLKINDISDADSPSTFMNNSTKKIKFSNDVDIRGTWSSLEYERKPDIITVSYDHFIEGPLNSQDSITRDQQNQSPSSKKIKAEVNKFKETEMFVHQDSIQYTHYFIL; this is encoded by the coding sequence aTGACCTCTGGTTCTAGGGAGTTGCCTAAAGATTATAGGCATTTACAGATTCCAAATAGCGATGCTCACACATACGAAAGCTATTCGCAGCATAGTTATAGAGACGGCTCAGACAGTAGACAGTCGCCTAATTATATGAGGCCGCAACATTCTCCAGCTGCAAATAGGCAACGTAAATATTATAACGATACTGCTGGTAACAGTTTGTCCCGTGGGAATTctcattcaactgtcagaaGCCGGCAAAATCAGTCTAGAAATATCAGTCCCGTGTCTATCAGCAGTGTTGATAGTAATTCATCCATGGGAAGCCAGAATATGGGGAACTCTCACTATACTACACACACTCAAAGGTCAAGAGGAGATTCCTACAGTTACTCAGCAAATCATATGCCAGCAAGCCATACATCCCCCCATATAAAACCTATTGCAAGTAATGGAAGCGGCTATGAACAGAATAACTGGAGAAACAGTAGACAGAAGGCGAGAGTAAGTATGTATCATGATGTTTACGTCAACACTGAGAACATGAGAATGAATAACAAAAGGGGTGTGAACATGGGACAGTATGATACATCTGCTACAAATAACAGCAACAAGTGGAATGTTGAATCAACCTATGATTACAACCCGTACAGTAACAATAATGATAGTGGATACCTAAGTTTGTACTTAACGCCATATCAAAtacaaagaaagaaaatgcAGAGCTGTTTCACTTTTCCAAATGGAGAAAAATTTACACCAAAGgaagaaataaaaagacAGAATAAGGCTTTGGAAGAACAACTAGCATGCGGAAATAAggaagaaagaaataaaaatggattACCCATATCGAATAACAACAGAAAtagcaacaacaacaataatagtCATACAAATATGAACAATGCAGATAAACCAAAGACACTGGTTGGTTCAATCGCTAGAATATTTGgtatgaagaagaagtcCAATTTCCAAacaatgaatataaatacagCTGAGAAAGAATCAGATAGAATGTATTTTGCAGAGCCGAAAGATCATCAGCATAATATACCCAATTTTAGATCTAACCAGGTCGATGGCAGTGACTCGGTACTGCTTAAAATAAATGACATTTCTGATGCAGATAGCCCTTCGACGTTTATGAATAATAGTactaaaaaaattaagttTAGCAATGATGTAGATATTAGAGGGACGTGGTCTAGTCTTGAATACGAAAGAAAACCTGATATAATTACAGTGAGCTATGACCACTTTATAGAAGGCCCCTTAAATTCCCAGGATTCAATTACACGAGATCAACAAAACCAATCTCCTTCTAGTAAGAAAATTAAGGCGGaagttaataaattcaaagaaacTGAAATGTTCGTTCATCAAGATAGCATACAATATACCCATTATTTTATACTTTGA
- the SLU7 gene encoding mRNA splicing protein SLU7 (similar to Saccharomyces cerevisiae SLU7 (YDR088C); ancestral locus Anc_8.222): MNKNKATNHRVAKKAQNDHIPKYIKDQPWFYKDDKKLNNSNDDQNSENKNEDDYLLHHRQKNKGNNALDINNNSEAKIGMGINDEVVKISQRSYRKNRGTISQTCANCGLEGHVTRDCLERPTKIVKQANGDTEEPISVRSENIASDYDAKRDRWFGFSWKGDNEVLSSWQKRQEKATIEEGSTRDITNNEATEWDTDEEIELTKLGLYKDDTGLLKVDDADKKGIKMMSVRLREDKANYLKDIYSEDIKYDPKSRIYKDSKVGEVNEKSNMFHRYLTGEGVEFDKLNKISIENAKKEGIKSMDTNPDKVKHVLIANPTKYEKMVKEMREHPKEDESKVKTVNYNDLEARPVEGKRQKKKTKKILADMYG; this comes from the coding sequence atgaacaaaaataaagCAACTAATCATCGAGTCGCTAAGAAAGCACAGAATGATCACATCcctaaatatataaaagacCAACCATGGTTCTATAAAGATGACAAAAAGTTGaataatagtaatgatGACCAAAACTCTGAGAATAAGAATGAAGATGACTATTTATTGCATCATagacaaaaaaataaaggaAATAATGCATTGgatatcaataataacTCTGAGGCTAAAATTGGCATGGGTATAAATGATGAAGTGGTTAAAATTTCTCAAAGAAGCTATAGAAAAAATAGAGGAACGATTTCCCAAACTTGCGCAAACTGTGGATTAGAGGGACATGTTACAAGAGATTGTCTTGAAAGGCCGACAAAAATAGTTAAACAAGCCAATGGCGATACAGAAGAGCCTATATCTGTAAGGAGTGAAAATATAGCTTCTGATTACGATGCAAAACGAGATAGATGGTTTGGTTTTTCATGGAAAGGTGATAATGAAGTGCTCTCAAGCTGGCAAAAGAGGCAAGAGAAAGCAACTATAGAAGAAGGCTCCACCCGTGATATTACCAACAATGAAGCGACAGAATGGGATACTGATGAGGAAATTGAATTGACGAAGCTAGGGTTATATAAGGATGATACGGGACTTTTGAAAGTTGACGATGCAGATAAAAAGGGTATTAAAATGATGTCAGTAAGACTAAGAGAAGATAAAGCCAACTATcttaaagatatttattcCGAAGACATCAAATACGATCCTAAATCCAGAATATATAAGGACTCAAAAGTAGGCGAAGTAAATGAGAAATCAAATATGTTCCATAGATATTTAACCGGAGAAGGTGtagaatttgataaattgaataaaatctCTATAGAGAATGCAAAAAAGGAAGGGATAAAAAGTATGGATACCAATCCGGATAAGGTCAAACATGTATTAATTGCGAATCCAACGAAGTACGAGAAGATGGTAAAAGAGATGAGAGAACACCCCAAAGAAGATGAGAGTAAGGTGAAAACCGTGAATTACAACGATCTTGAAGCACGACCAGTAGAAGGCAAGAgacaaaaaaagaagacaaaaaaaatattagcCGATATGTATGGATGA
- the STN1 gene encoding Stn1p (similar to Saccharomyces cerevisiae STN1 (YDR082W); ancestral locus Anc_8.214), with product MESYDYVTHIEGNKYFYIPNLFKFNNHYYDFKKGEEIDEFFYHFRYKNLLTYDIVKNFYKNKQIHLNYYKYQSLDNNIFFINNHPLNCVSISGFVQHFKIRSINKKEFIVIKIDDNSVNDHFDYLSCKISVEKFRTLNLFNSNRYESFKKLHCKKVRIFGSVNSRCNEFDIEYIKLIDEKNSLIDECEHWKSCIENRHELYDNNWVVDSSILKKLLFSNRISNEKDISNDSEEANSKQESVFETKNRKYKSLNYYDDGVECNYIETLQYKDLRNEIEITSPYASRIDKKFNPHVYLKLREEQTSHENMEDGENPGKCLPVDLVLKPQVAERIACESVESRDALDEESGSKGIARIPETNSKKYNNILLKILLFDCEDLVSTDYLLKLLKLQKLDGNTENITIPKLIFAENNDTFSNKFSHYEFTLLKEYLVDLQKIELIRVNNAGDTMDLNNLHRLFSYCHKHCKLFINLKYNTVTINHSLIKKKLDIHKVPDMVIINIYRESIKNFVNQNPRLLKSWFIEVNANRSSILYLKYPGNVDT from the coding sequence ATGGAAAGTTACGATTATGTGACCCATATAGAAGGtaacaaatatttctacattccaaatttattcaaatttaataatcattattatgattttaaaaaaggTGAAGAGattgatgaatttttttatcattttagATACAAAAATCTATTGACATATGATATTGTGAAGAATTTCTATAAGAATAAACAAATCCATTTAAactattataaatatcaatctttagataataatatttttttcattaataacCATCCATTAAATTGTGTTTCCATATCAGGGTTTGTTCaacattttaaaatcagatcaattaataaaaaagaatttattgtaattaaaattgatgataattCAGTGAATGATCATTTTGACTACTTATCCTGTAAAATTTcagttgaaaaatttagaactctgaatttatttaatagtAATCGCTAtgaatcatttaaaaaattgcATTGCAAAAAAGTAAGAATTTTTGGTTCAGTGAATTCTAGATGTAATGAATTCGATATTGAATACataaaattgattgatgagaaaaattcattaatcGATGAATGTGAGCATTGGAAAAGTTGTATCGAAAATAGACACGAATTATATGATAATAACTGGGTTGTAGATAGCTctatattaaaaaagttgttattttctaataGGATATCCaatgaaaaagatattaGTAATGATTCTGAAGAAGCTAATTCGAAACAAGAAAGtgtttttgaaacaaaaaatcggaaatataaatcattaaattacTATGATGATGGGGTAGAGTGCAACTATATAGAAACTTTACAATATAAAGACTTAAGAAATGAGATTGAAATTACCAGTCCATATGCAAGCCGTatagataaaaaatttaatccACATGTATATTTGAAGCTCAGAGAAGAGCAGACCTCTCATGAAAACATGGAGGATGGTGAAAATCCTGGAAAATGTTTGCCAGTTGATTTAGTTTTAAAACCCCAGGTAGCTGAACGAATAGCTTGTGAAAGTGTTGAATCCAGAGATGCTTTGGATGAGGAATCGGGATCCAAAGGTATTGCTAGGATACCAGAAACCAACTCGaagaaatataacaatattttgttaaaaattttacTATTTGATTGTGAAGATTTGGTTTCTACAGATTATTTACTTAAACTATTAAAACTACAAAAATTAGATGGGAACACTGAAAACATTACCATTCCAAAACTCATTTTTGCTGAAAACAATGATACCTTTAGCAACAAATTTTCTCATTATGAGTTtacattattaaaagaatatcTGGTTGatcttcaaaaaatagAGTTAATAAGAGTTAATAATGCAGGAGATACAATGGacttaaataatttacaCAGATTATTCTCATATTGCCATAAACATTGCAAACTATtcataaatttaaaatataatacagTTACAATCAACCATTCCCtgataaaaaagaaacttGATATTCATAAAGTACCTGATATGGtaatcattaatatatatagagaATCCATAAAGAACTTCGTCAATCAAAATCCAAGACTTTTGAAAAGTTGGTTCATCGAAGTGAACGCCAATAGATCTTCGattttgtatttaaaatatccaGGGAACGTTGATActtag
- the RRP8 gene encoding 25S rRNA (adenine645-N1)-methyltransferase (similar to Saccharomyces cerevisiae RRP8 (YDR083W); ancestral locus Anc_8.215) has protein sequence MSLFAVDGWDIKSSKVIYDKANRKELTEEQEEKKKIRKDKKKLNKQKKRLLQQGKNVDTELNNKKDEEQKEEQEQEKEPKQEEHAVKQDLKKANNSQKRKHDELNESEVTEGNNPSNMQPITPIKKLTPLQQKMMAKLTGSRFRWINEQLYTIQSDDALKLIEEQPQIFDEYHDGFRSQVQAWPENPVDVMVNEIRVRSQKPVNAPGGLPGLKDKTIVIADMGCGEAKLALDVDNYFKGINQKAKKPFFKRKHKVHSFDLKRVNERITVADIKNVPLPDESCSIVIFCLALMGTNFLDFIKEAYRLLTPRGELWISEIKSRFNDKDGSGDEFVNALKLMGFFHKTTDVGNKMFTRFEFFKPAQDIIEERIAKLERRQKFIEVETEKEELEKKRTKIAEGKWLLKPCIYKRR, from the coding sequence ATGTCCTTATTTGCAGTCGATGGATGGGATATTAAGAGCAGTAAAGTCATATATGACAAAGCTAACAGAAAAGAATTAACTGAAGAACAGgaagagaagaagaaaattagAAAGGATAAGAAGAAGTTAAACAAGCAAAAGAAAAGGTTACTGCAGCAAGGAAAGAATGTTGATACAGAATTAAACAACAAAAAGGATGAAGAGCAAAAAGAGgaacaagaacaagaaaagGAACCGAAACAAGAAGAACATGCAGTAAAGCAAGATTTGAAGAAAGCTAACAACTCCcagaaaagaaaacatgatgaattaaatgaatcCGAAGTAACTGAAGGAAATAATCCAAGCAATATGCAACCTATAACGCCAATTAAAAAACTAACGCCTTTACAACAAAAGATGATGGCTAAATTGACTGGATCAAGATTTAGATGGATCAATGAGCAATTATATACGATTCAATCTGACGATgctttgaaattaattgaagaaCAGCCAcaaatatttgatgaatatCATGACGGCTTCAGGTCTCAAGTCCAAGCATGGCCAGAAAACCCAGTTGATGTTATGGTAAATGAAATTCGTGTTAGATCTCAAAAACCTGTAAATGCCCCAGGTGGTTTACCAGGTTTAAAGGATAAAACGATCGTAATTGCCGATATGGGATGTGGTGAAGCTAAGCTTGCCCTAGATGTCGATAACTATTTTAAAGGCATCAATCAAAAGGCTAAAAAgccattttttaaaagaaagCATAAAGTTCATAGTTTTGACTTGAAAAGGGTCAATGAAAGAATAACCGTTGCTGATATCAAAAATGTTCCTCTTCCAGATGAATCATGTTCTATCGTTATATTTTGTCTAGCTTTAATGGGTACTAATTTCTTAGATTTTATTAAGGAAGCATATAGATTGTTAACTCCTAGGGGTGAATTATGGATATCTGAAATCAAGTCCAgatttaatgataaagatGGTAGCGGTGATGAATTTGTAAATgctttaaaattaatggGATTTTTCCATAAAACAACCGATGTTGGCAATAAAATGTTTACaagatttgaatttttcaaaccaGCTCAAGATataattgaagaaagaattGCAAAACTTGAGAGAAGACAAAAATTCATCGAAGTTGAGACAGAAAAGGAAGAGttagaaaagaaaagaacCAAAATAGCAGAAGGTAAATGGTTATTGAAAccatgtatatataaaaggaGATAA